The Dehalococcoidia bacterium nucleotide sequence CTGTATGTGGGCAGTCAGATCTTGGTGCAACTCGTCAAGGCCGCTGCCGAACAGATCGGGCCGCAGCGCCTCGTCTACCCTGCACCCCTGAACGGCTCGCTGCCCGACGACCTGCCGAACGTCCTGGTGGCGCGGGTCGACGGTGCGCGCGCCGAGCAGACCGCTCTGGAGGCATGCCAGGCCCTCCAGGCGAAATGGAAGGAGCTGGCCGACGCGGCGAGAAAGGCCCTCGAGACTTATGCCCCGTCCGACAGGAAATGGAACGATATCTGGGACCGCCAGGTCGAGTCCCTGTGGCAGGTCTTCTGGGTGACCGTCCCGATGGACAGCCTGGAATACCGGCAAGCCTATCTTACGGGCACAGCCGCGCTGGCTGCCGTGAAGCGCAGTCGCGTGTTCCCTCAGGTGGAAGAGCCGGGACCCAAGGACTCTCTGAGCGGAAGGCGGGAGGTCCTGCACAGGCAAGGGGAAAGCGAGAAGGACTACTGGTCAACCGTTGCAGCCAACGTGGGGCCCTCCCGGCTGCGGCCAGACGGGCGCGAACGCCTCGACGCCATCGGCGCGATCAAGCGGTTCTGCCCGCTGGCTAACAGGTCGTTTCCATCTACGAGCACCGTCGCCAGCGCCGATTTCCTGGAGAGGGTGCGCCAAAAGGCCCGTGAGCAGCTCGGGTCCTATCGGCAGATCATCGAGTGGGTACTGGGGTCCTTCCTGTACAGTGTCAGGCCGCACGACCAACAGTGGCCGTACGATGGCGACCTCCTCTTGCTGGAGACGCTGACGGAACATGCCCTGCGGGACAGCTACGGCGGCCTGGAGCGGCCCCAAGACCTGGAGAGGGCCAGGCAGGCGTTGCGAGAGCTGTACCGGGCTGCGGGAGAGCGACCCTCGCCCTACTATGCCGTGTTGGTGCTCGACGGGGACGGCATGGGGGCGCACATTCGAGAGCTGCTTCAGAGGGCGGACCCGGAGGCGGAGCATCGGCAGTTCAGACGCCAGCTGACGCAGTTTGCCAACGAAGTGCCCCAGGTAATGGACGAAGTGTTCCGTCGGGCCACATGGCCCGGCCACTCGGCCAGCGATGGCAGCGGGATTCGGGGCCGCGACTTTCTCGTCTACAACGGTGGAGACGACGTCTTGACCTTCGCGCCCCTCGCAGTGGCTTTGCCCATGGCCAAGGCCCTGGCAGAGAAGTTCAGCAAGACGGTCCAGGGCTGTTCGGCCTCTGGGGGCGTGGCTCTGGTCCACCACCGCTATCCCCTGAGCGGGGCCTTGGCCGCTGCGCGGGAAGCGGAAAGCATCGCCAAGGCGGTGAAGGGTAAGGGCGCCGTGGCCGTAACGCTGATGAGGCGCAGCGGGGAGCGAATAACGGTGCGCAGCCGCTGGGGAGACCTCGGCGACCACTTCGAGACGCTGGTGGATTATTTCGCCCAGAGGCATCTCTCCTCGAAATACGCATACGACCTCGCGGGTCTCGCCCCCGCCCTAACTGCCTTGCCGGCCGATGGCCGTCGGGCGTCCCTGAAGCAGCTTGTCTACCGCCATCGGGCCAGGACCCTGGCCGACCCCGATAGCCTGGTAGACCGGCTGGCAGCTTGGGCAGAAGCCCTCGACGAGCAGACTCCTCCGGAATACGGGGACAACGGACCGACGCCGCAGGGGCTGACTGAGCTGGCCCGCTGGACCGTGCTGGCCCGGTTCGTGGCCCAAGGAGGGGCCGGTTGATGGAGTTGTTCCTGGAGGCTGTAGACGTCTGGCTCTTCAGGGACGGTCGCCCGTTCGATGCGATCAGCGACCACCGTGCCGTAAGCATGTTTCCTCCCTATCCCACCGTGGTACAGGGCGCTATCCGCTCGCGTCACCTGGTGGTACGGGGAGTAGACCTGCACGACCCGAAGGCCGTCGAACGTACAGTAGGCACGGTGGACAACTATGGAAGCCTTCGGATGCGGGGGCCGCTGATCGCCCGACGTGAGAGCGGACGCATCGTGCGGTACTTTCCGCTACCTGCCGATCTAGTCCTCGACGGGAATTCGGGCCGATACAGGGCCCTGGAGCCTCGGCAAATCGCCTCCCTGGGAGGGGTGCGAGTAAGCACTCCATCGGACCTCTCCGCCCTCCTGTGGCCGCCGGAGGACCTCGTGCCGGCCAAAGAGCAACCGGACCAGTGGCTGAGGGAGGACGAACTGGAGAGATACTTGGCTGGCCAGCCTGTCGAGGCCACACCGGGTGACAGGTTGTTCACCCGCGAGTACCGGACGGGCATCGGTCTGAGCGACGACACCGGGACGACGCGGGAGGGGATGATTTACCATGTGGAGTTCATCCGTCCTCATCCGGGCGTCGGCCTGTGGGTGCAAGTGGAGGGCTACGAAGGTTGGCCCAGAGAGGGAGCGCTATCGCTGGGCGGCGAGAGGCGTGCCGCTCGATTCGTCCAGCTAGAGCAGCCGCTAGGCTGGCCAGCTCATCCTGAGCCCCTTCCCGAAAGGTTCAAGGTCTACTTTGCTAGCCCGACGTATTTCAGCGGGGGATGGCAACCTGCCGGGGGAAGCTGGGCACGGTTCTTCTCCGGTAACGGACAGGTACGCCTAATAGCCGTGGCGCTGAAGGGCTACGAGAGCGTGGGAGGTTTCGACCTTGCCGGCGGCAGGCCCAAGCCAGCCCGCCGCTTTGTTCCAGCCGGAAGCGTCTACTACTTCCAGGCACAGGGAGAAGTGTACTTGAGTGCGAGCCTCGTAAATGCCGCACTAACGGAGCTCTGGCCAGAGATAGGCTTCGGTCAGGTCCGCATCGGCAGGTGGTAGACGGAGGAAGGCACATGTTTGAGGCCGGTTGTCTCATGTTCATATACGTGGAGACGCCCCTACACCCTGGCAGCGGCCGAGGACTAGGGGCGGTGGACCTGCCCATCCAGCGCGAGCGCACAACCGATTATCCGATGGTGCAATCAAGCAGCATCAAAGGCTGCCTGCGGGCCGAGGCGAGAGGGAAGATGGCCTCCCATGTACTGGAGGCCATCTTCGGCCCCGAGACCGAGCGAGCTTCGGACCACGCCGGCGCGCTGGCGGTCGGAGACGCACGTGTCCTGCTATTCCCAGTGCGGTCACTGGCAGGAGTGTTCGCCTGGACCACCAGCGTAGATGCCCTGGCCCGCTTCCTGCGGGAGGCACAGATCGCAGGTGTGCAGGTTGGCTGGTCCTTACCCGAACAGCCAGCTCCCGAGACGGCGCTGGTCACCAGCACGGCCCTGCAAGCCGGTGACAGCGTGGTGCTCGAGGACCTCAGCTTCACCCCCGACGGCCGACAGGCCGACGGGGTTAGGGCCATCGGACACTGGCTGGCGCAGAACGCTTTGCCGCAGGGGCCGGAGTACGAGTACTGGCGCAGAGTCCTGCCGGAAAAGCTGTGCATCCTGCCGGAGGATGTCTTCAGGGACTTGGTAAAGTATGCAACGGAGGTACAGACCCACATCCGTTTGGACCCGAAAACGAAGACTGTCGAGGAAGGGGCGCTCTGGACCTCCGAAAACCTCCCCACGGACACCCTCCTCTACGCACCACTCCTGGCCAGCCCATCTCGAACGCCAAAGGCAACGTTGACAGCGAAGGATGTCCTGCGAGAGGTGGAGCAGCTTGGCCTCGTCCGAGTCCAGCTAGGCGGTGACGAGACCACCGGGCAGGGGATCGTCGCATTGAGGTTCATGAACGGGGCCAAGTGACTCTGCCGATGGAGGCAGCCAACGGAGGTGTCCCGTGACCCAGTGGCGCACTCTGGAGCAGGAACGGGCCAAGGCCGCCTGGGACAAGGTGGCAACCGTCAAGGGCAAGCCGTGGGCCGGAAAGTATGGTCAGCTCGCTCGTAGCGCTGCTGTCGACATTCAGGCGAACGGCCTCGGCCAAACCCTGGCGTTCTGGCGGGCCAAGGGTGAAGAGCAACATAAGGCTCTCTTGGCGCATGTATCGGAGTGGGTAGGACGGCGACTGAACCTGTCAGGCGGCGACTTGCTGCAGTGGGTGGTGCACACGGCGGACTCCGATGGCTACCGGCGGGCCACAGCGGAAGCCATCTCGTTTCTCGTCTGGCTGAGACGCTTTGCCGAAGCCGAGCTCCCGAGAGAGGAAGGAGCCTGATGAACCGGCCAGCTTCAGGCGGCAACCGGCGTCCCCGCGCAGCGCCGTATCCCCTTCCTCTTCCTGAGGGCGCCAGGGCAGCCTTCGGCGCGCTCGACCGAGGCTATCCCCAAAACCCCGGCCTCATCTTTGACCGCTACGTTCCGGACTGGTACGGGCAGCCTGTCCTCAAGAAACAAGGGCTCCAAATGGTGGTGGAGGCCGCACGGAAGGCCGACGCCCGCTTACTAGAAGCATGGAACAGGCGATGGGAAGGGATAGTGAAGGATGCAAGGGGACTCATCTTCTCCCTGAAGACTGCCTGGCGCCTTGTAGCTGGCCTGGGGCGCAAGGGGCCACTGGAAGCGGGGTTCACTTTTCACCGCTACGGTTTTCCCGTCCTGCCAGGAAGCGCCATTAAGGGCGTAGCCCGGGCATGGGCCCTCACGGAGATAGCACGCAAGCTTCCTAGCTATGACCTCCGGGACCTCGCCAGGCTGTTGAGCGCCGACGGGAAGCCGGACAGTGCCGCCCGTAAGGCCTTCGAAGAGTGGTATAGCCAGCAGAGCGATGACGTTAGGCAGCTAGCAATGGCCTTTCGCGCCATCTTCGGGACGACAGCAGCGGCAGGCCGGACAGTCTTCTTCGATGCGATTCCGGCCCGCCTCCCGGTGCTCGAGATAGACGTCATGAACCCGCACTACCCGCAGTATTACGGCGGTTCCGAGGCCCCTGCAGGGTGGCAGAGCCCCACCCCGGTGTACTTTTTGACTGTCCGCGCCCAGACCGAGTTCCGCTTCGCCGTGGGCTGGCGCAGGGGAATGGCGGAACCATCGATCCAGCTGCTCGATCAGGCAGTCGAATGGGCAAGGACAGGACTGACGGAGATCGGGATGGGCGCCAAGACTGCCGCGGGTTACGGCTATTTCGAAAGGATTTGATGGGATCCCTCGGGGCGGAGAGGGCAGCAGGCGGGAGGTGTAATCGGGTAAGGACAGGCCACGGGGCCACCGGCATCACCGATGAGGCGACACCAGACTTGCCCTGAACGTGGGATCACAGATCCCAGCACACTAAATATGACGGCAATGGGCTCAGGCAGCAGGTCACCAGACGGATCATCAACGAGCAGGCCGACTCGGTGGACGGGGGGTAAATCTCGAATGCGGGTCGGCGGGCGGCACCGGGCCTAGGGAGGGGACAACGATGGAGGACCTCGAGCTGATCGTGTCGGTGGGGACCTCGACCCTGAACTGGATGCGCCGCTTGTCCAAAAGTCTGACATTCCCGCAGGGGTGGCTACCCGACCCTGCGGCCTGCAGTGCAAACGCACAACCGCCTTCTCAGCAATATTGGATCATCAGACTAGCCAACAACCTAGGTGCCCAGAGGACTAACGCGGAACTCGACTCGACCCGTCGATGGTTAGAACAGACCAGGGTGAAGGCCGCATCCATCCGTCGAGTACATCTGATAGTCAGCGACACGCCCTCTGCCAGGTGGGTAGCCGATGTGCTGCCGTCTCTGTTCCGCAAACTGCTCGGCAACAATGCCCTAGAAGTGGAGAGGCACGAGGTGAAAGGTCTCGACCCGGGCGCTCAGATGGCCGGCGGGCAGGCGCTGGTCGAGCTGGTACGGGTGGCTGGAAAGGTCATCAGACAAGTGCAGGAACGAGGGCACCAACCAGTGATAAACGGAACGGCAGGCTTCAAGGCCGAGACCACCTTGCTGAGCCTTTTGGGATTTATGATGGGGGCCGATGTCTTCTACCTGCACGAGCAGATGGAACGGGCCGTCATTTTCCCGGCCCCACCCATCAACTGGGACTACAGCCAGGTGAGCGAAGAGGATATCCAGTTTCTGCGCCGCGTCGGCACGAATCCGACCCCTGAGGTGGCCCTGGTCGAGCTCCGAGCAGAGAAGCCGATGCACCACCTGTGGCCCTTCCTCGAAAGAGTCACAATTAACGGCGAAAGCTATTGGGCCATCACGCCTCTCGGAGAACTTCTGCTGCAGTCTACAGGTATTCAGAGCGAAGTCGATCTTCCCGCGCGCTCGCCAGATGAGAACTGCAGCTTTTCCGTGGCTGCCAAGGAGAGAGGCCACATGCCAGAGGACGCTGAGGACATCGCCGCCGACATATGTCGGAGGCTGCCGTTCGTCCGCAAAGTCCAACTCATCGGCTGGAAACCTTTCCGAGACCGCCTCGAGGAAGGAGTGCTGAGTCCTCAGCCAAGCGACAAGGAAACGCGGGTGGTCAGGCTCCAGCTCCAGAGCAAGCGTCGCCAAGATCTCCTTTTACGTTTCCTCCTCCATACGACGGCAGAGACCGACGAGCAGTGGAGAGCCGCCCGCTTCAAGGCTGCCCAGGAGTATGGCCGGACCCATCTGGCTATGGAAGAGCGGCCCCGAGAGGGCCCAGGTGACCGGAGGCTTCAGTGGACCGCTCCCACACCTGGCCACACGCGCCTGGACAACTTGCAAGCAGCGCTGGCACGCGTCGCGGCGGCCGAGGCGGAGGCGGAAGCGGTCAGGGCCGAAAATGAGCGGTTGCGGTCCGAAGTGGAGACCCTCAGGTCGGCGCTCCGCAAGGAGCGAGAGCAGGCCGGGCGTAAGGACAGGCAGATCGGCCAACTGAAGAAGCGTATTGAGAAGTTGGAGGCACGACTGGTGAAGCGCCGGGGAGAACGGGCAGGGTCGGGCGAGCAGCTGCAGCGTGGCGACAACAGGTCCGTCCAGCGACACGCAGGGGAGCGGGACCACACGCAGAACTCCTTCCGCGCATAGACCGCCGCGGCCGAGCCGGCTAGCCGAGGGCCTGCACCAGCCGCCATCGGTAAGAGCTGAAACATCCGTTGGGGCAGCGCCCTTTCTAGGGCGTAAGGTAGGCCGATGCTATAATTCGGGCCGGAGTGGACTCCAGCCAGATCCGCGAGTCGTTTCTGCGCTTCTTCGAGGAGCGAGGGCACCGGCGCCTGCCCAGTGCCCCTCTGGTGCCCATTGGCGACCCGACCCTTCTCTTCACCAGCGCGGGCATGGTCCCCTTCAAGCCCTACTTCATGGGCCAGGCCCAGCCACCCCACAGCCGCCTGACCACCGTCCAGAAGTGCTTCCGCACCACCGACATCGACTCGGTGGGGGACACATCCCACCTCACTTTCTTCGAGATGCTGGGCAACTTCTCCATCGGCGATTATTTCAAGGCCGAGGCTATCGCCTGGGCATGGGAGTATGTCACCACCGTGCTGGGGCTGGAGCGGGAGCGACTGTGGACCGCTGTCTACCTGGACGACGACGAGGCCTTCGAGCTCTGGCGAAAAGTGGGCGTGCCGCAAGAGCGCATCCGCCGCTACGGCGAGGAGCACAACTTCTGGTTCTCGGGGCCGGTGGGGCCATGCGGCCCATGCTCCGAGATCCACTACGACTTCGGCCCCGAGTTCGGTTGCGGCCCCCATTGCGAGCCATCCCACGACTGCGGCCGCTTTCTGGAGATCTGGAACCTGGTGTTCATGACCTACTTCCGCCAGGCCGACGGCTCGTACACGCCCCTGCCCAGGAAGAACATCGATACCGGGGCGGGGCTGGAGCGACTGGCATCGGTGGCCCTGTTCCAGAGCGAGGGCTGGGACAGGTCACGACGCCCCAGCGTATACGATACGGACGTATTCCGCCCCATCCTGGCGCGGGTGGAGGCCCTGTCGGGGCACCGCTACGGGCGCGAGGAGGCGACGGACCGCGCCCTGCGCATCGTGGCCGAGCACGGTCGCGCCGTGACCTTCCTGCTGGGAGACGAGCGCACGCCGGTGGTGCCCTCCAATGAGGAACGGGGCTACGTGGTGCGCCGCGTCCTCCGCCGCGCCGTCTACTTCGGCTACCGCTATCTGGGGCTCGAGGAGCCGTTCCTGCACCGGGTGGCCGAAGCTGTCATCGATGCCATGGGAGGCGTATACCCCGAGCTGCAGCGCCAGCGGCAGTTCGTCCTGCACAACGTGCAGCAAGAGGAGGAACGATTTCGCATCACCCTGGAGCGGGGGCTGCAGCTGCTGGAGGAGAGGCTCGCCGCTGCCCGCGATGTCTTGCCGGCTCGCGATGCCTTCGAGCTACACGACACCTATGGCTTCCCGGTGGAGCTGACACGGGAGATAGCCAGGGAGAGAGGGCTGCAGGTGGACGAGGAGGGCTTCCAGCGGCTGATGGAGGAGCAGCGGGAGCGGGCGAGGGCCGCTGCCAAGGGAGCCGAGGCGACCGCCACAGCCCAGGCCTACGCATCCCTGGCCGATGTCCAGACGCCCTTCATCGGCTACGACACGCTGGAGGCCCCGGCGCGGGTGCTGGCCATCGTGGCCCGTCGCGACGGCTCCCCGACCAGGGCGGACAGGCTGTCGTCCCCTGCCGAGGTGGAGGTGGTCCTCTCGCAGACTCCTTTCTACCCCGAAGGCGGCGGGCAGGTGGGAGACCGCGGCGAGATCCTCGGCCCCCACGGACGCGTGCAGGTGCAGGACACCCAGCGGGTGGGCGAGCGCATCATCGTCCACCGGGGGCTGCTAACGGAAGGCACCCTGGCCGAGGGCGAGGAGGTGCTGGCGCGAGTGGACCGCCAGCACCGCGAGGACACCATGCGCAACCACACCGGCACTCACCTGCTGCATGCCGCCCTGCGTCACGTCCTGGGCACCCATGTCCGCCAGGCTGGCTCGCTGGTGGCCCCCGACCGGCTGCGCTTCGACTTCACCCATCCCCAGGCCCTCTCGGCCGAGGAGATAGCAGAGGTGGAGGCCCTGGTCAACGAGAAGATACGCCAGAACCTGCCGGTGGAGGTGCGTTACACCACCTTTCAGCAGGCGATGGAAGAGGGTGCCCTGGCCTTCTTCGGCGAGAAATACGGCGAAGAGGTGCGTCTGGTAGAGATCAACACCGTCACGCCGCGGTTCAGCCTGGAGCTGTGCGGGGGCACCCACTGTCACCGCACCGGCGATGTGGGCGCCTTCGTGATAGTGGGCGAGTCGGCAGTGGCGGCAGGCATACGGCGCATCGAGGCCCTGACCGGGAGGGGCGCTGTCGAGTTCGTGCGCCGCACGCTGGACCAGTTGGAGGCGCTGGCCGCCCGGCTGGGCACCTCGCCCCAGGGGCTGGCAGCACGCCTCGAGTCGCTCCTGGAGGAGCAGGACGCCCTGAGGCGCCGCATCCGCGAGCTGGAGCGATCGCTGGCCACCGGCCCCTCGGCCGAACGGCTGCTGGAGCGCTCCCAGCAGGTGGACGGCGTCAGGCTGGTGGCCGCGCGGGTGGAGGTGCCCAGCATGGACGCCCTGCGTTACCTGGGCGATGCCCTGCGTCAACAGATGGGATCCGGCGTGGCCGTTCTGGGAGCCATCATCGACGGGCGCCCCTCATTCCTGACGGTGGTGACGAGAGACCTGACGTCCCGCCTCCACGCCGGCGAGCTGGTGCGCAGGCTGGCGGCCCTCGCCGGTGGCGGCGGCGGAGGCCGCCCCGACCTGGGCCAGGGAGGGGGAAAGGACGTCGCCAGGCTGGACGAGGCCCTGGCCCGGGCCGGCGAGATCGTGCGTCAGATGCTGGAGCACGCCTAGCCTTTCGAGGGCGCCGAGGCGAATGCGCATCGTAGCGGTAGACATCGGGGAGAGGCGCATCGGCGTGGCAGTAGCCGACGACCGTGCCCTGGTAGCGGTCCCTGTCGGCGCGGTGGACGCCGGGCCAGACATCGTCGAGACGGTGGCCCGCATCGTGCGCGAGCAGGAAGCGGACCTGCTGCTGGTGGGGCTGCCGCTGTCCCTTACCGGCGCGCTGGGCCCCCAGGCCCAGCGCGTAATGACTCTGGTAGAGGAGCTGTCCGCCCGCCTCCCCATCCCGGTGGAGACGTGGGACGAGCGGCTGTCGACTGTCGAGGCAGAGCGTCGCCTGGGCCCAGGCCACCCCAGGGAGCGTCGCGACGCCCTGGCCGCAGCCATAGTCCTCCAGGCCTATCTGGACTCCCTGCGCGGCCTGCGGAGATAGCAGCAGATGAGATGGCCGGGCAAGTTGGGGGCAGCGGGGAAGCGCCTCTCGGCCGCGCCCCGGGCCTTGCGGCAACGGCTTCCGTCCCTATGGATGAGCCTGATGGGGGCGGCGGTCGCCCTGGCCCTGATGGGCCTGGCGGCCTGGCAGATCTACCTAAGCCCCCGCGCCATTGCCGAACCGGTTCCCCCTCCCCCGAGTGCCGGTCAAGCCCAGCGCGGCATACTGGTCGAGATAAAAGAAGGAGAGGGGGTCACCGAGATCGCTCAGCGCCTGGAGGAGCTGGGCATCGTGCGCAGTGGCCTCCAGCTCCGCACCCTGATAGCCCTGCTGGGGTATGAGGGCCTGCTGCAGGCCGGGACCTACGAGTTCCGCCCCGGCAGTTCGGCCCTGGAGGTGGCGCAGCGGCTGCGGCACGGACGCTTCGCCACCGTCGTCCTGACGGTCATCGAGGGCTGGAGCCTGGGGCAGATCGCCCGGAGGGTGGAAGAGCTGGGCGTGGCGCCGGCCCTGGACTTCGAGCTGGCCGCGGTGGCAGGGCCTTATCGCCAGCGTTACTCCTTCCTACAAGACCTGCCGCCCGATGCCTCGCTGGAGGGGTACTTGTTCCCGGCCACTTATGTGTTCCCCCGCAGCGTGACGCCCGAGGAGATAGTGCAGGCCATGCTGGACAAGATGGACCAGGAGTTCACCCCCGAGCTGAGGCAGGAGGCCCGCAGCAAAGGGCTGTCCATGCACGAGGTGCTGACGCTCGCCTCCATCGTCGAGCGGGAGGTGGCCACGCCGTCGGAACGCCCCATAGTGGCGCAGGTGTTTCTGCGGCGGCTCCGTTTGGGCATGCCTCTAGAGGCCGACCCGACAGTCCAGTACGCCCTGGCCCAGAACCCGGCCAATGTGGAGCGCTACGGCTTCTGGAAGGCCCCTCTGACGTCCCAAGACCTGCTGGTGGACTCGCCCTATAATACGTATCGGAGGCGTGGCCTGCCGCCCGGTCCCATCGCCAGCCCAGGGATGGACTCGATACTGGCGGTCATAAGGCCGGCCGATACCAACTACCTTTACTTCGTGGCCAAGGGAGACGGGACTCACGCCTTCGCCGAGACGCTGGCAGAGCACCTGCGCAACGTAGCCCAGTACCAGCGCTGAGAGGGGGAGAAGTGTCGGAGACGAAGCTGCTGGGGGTTATCGGCTACCCCCTCGGCCACAGCCTGTCGCCTGCCTTCCAGCAGGCGGCCCTGGACGCCCTGGGCATCGATGCTCGCTACGAGCGCTGGGAGACGCCGCCCGGAGCCCTGGAGGAGCGGGTCGCCGCCCTGCGGGACCCCCTCTGCCTGGGCGCTAACGTCACTGTGCCTTACAAGGAGCGGGTCATCCCCCTCCTGGACGAGCTGGACGAAGTGGCGACCCAGGCCGGGGCTGTCAACACCATCGTCAACCGCGGCGGCCGCCTGATGGGCCACAATACCGATGTGGACGGCTTCCTGCGAGCGCTGCGGGAGGCGGGAGACTTCGAGCCTCGAGGATGCATCGCCCTGGTGCTGGGCGCGGGCGGGGCGGCGCGAGCGGCCGTGCTGGCCCTGGTGCGCTCGGGGGCGTCCCTCGTATATGTGGCCAACCGCACCTATCACCGCGTCTTTCGCCTGGTAGAAGACTTGCGGCCCCTCGCCGCAAGGACGAGGCTGGTCTCCCTGCCCCTGACCTACGCAGCCCTGCAAGGGGCGTCGGTCGGGTGGGACCTGGTGGTGAACTGCACCACCCTGGGCATGCCGGGGACAGTGGACGCCAACAAGTCGCCCCTGCCGGCGGAGCTGATCCCGGCCGACTGCCTGGTGTTCGATCTCGTCTACAGGCCCGACCCGACGCCTCTCCTGCGGGACGCCGAGACCCGCGGCGCCCGCGTCCTGGACGGCCTGCCCATGCTGGTCTACCAGGGGGCCGAGTCCTTCCGCCTGTGGACAGGACGGGAGGCCCCCATCGAGGTGATGTTCCGGGCCGCCCGCGAGGCCCTGACAGCTGCTGCGGCCGGGGGTCGATAGGATGGAGTGGGCCGTCCTGGGCCTGTTCATCGTCTTCCTCTTCATCGCCTACGTCATCGTGCAGGGGACGAGGGGGCAACTGGCCTATCGCAAGGCCATCGCCCAGGGAGACGTGGACGTGATCCGGGAAGTAGTGCAGCAGACCATGGAACAGTGGCGGTCCATGAAGCGCCCCAAGGAGGTGCCCCCCAACGTATGGCGCGGGATCCAGGGCATGGAGCTGGTCTCCCTGGACGCGGCCCACATCCGCGTGGGCGTTAGCGCCGAGGGCGAGTTTCGATTGGTAGACGGCCGCTGGCAGGAGGTCAGCAGCCCCCTGGACGAGGCGATGGCCATCACTGCCAAGGCGCTGGAGATGCTCCTCTACGATATCCCCAACGTACGGCTGCCCTGGGCGACGGTGGACGTCTATACCACCTTTCGCGGCGCCGACGGACGGCCGGAGCGCCACTGCATCCTCACCACCACCGCCTCGAGGCAGGCTGCCCGCAACGTGGACTGGGACGGCTGGACGCCGGCCCAGATAGTCTCCTATCTAGAAGGCCGCTACCGCCTCGACGAGCACGGGCGCCCTCTGCCCGTAGAGTTGGAGGAGAGGCCCCAGGGTAGGATGGAGGCGGGAGCGGCATGACGACCCTGCGCTTCCTCACGGCCGGCGAGTCTCACGGCCAGGCCCTGGTCGTCATAATCGAAGGGCTGCCAGCAGGCCTCCCCATCACCGCCGAATACATCGACCGCGACCTGCGCCGTCGGCAGATGGGCTACGGTCGCAGCCGCCGCCAGCAGATCGAGGAAGACCATGCCGAGGTCATTGCCGGAGTCCGCCACGGCCTGACCCTCGGCAGCCCCCTGGCCCTGCTCATCCGCAA carries:
- a CDS encoding shikimate dehydrogenase — translated: MSETKLLGVIGYPLGHSLSPAFQQAALDALGIDARYERWETPPGALEERVAALRDPLCLGANVTVPYKERVIPLLDELDEVATQAGAVNTIVNRGGRLMGHNTDVDGFLRALREAGDFEPRGCIALVLGAGGAARAAVLALVRSGASLVYVANRTYHRVFRLVEDLRPLAARTRLVSLPLTYAALQGASVGWDLVVNCTTLGMPGTVDANKSPLPAELIPADCLVFDLVYRPDPTPLLRDAETRGARVLDGLPMLVYQGAESFRLWTGREAPIEVMFRAAREALTAAAAGGR
- the alaS gene encoding alanine--tRNA ligase; amino-acid sequence: MDSSQIRESFLRFFEERGHRRLPSAPLVPIGDPTLLFTSAGMVPFKPYFMGQAQPPHSRLTTVQKCFRTTDIDSVGDTSHLTFFEMLGNFSIGDYFKAEAIAWAWEYVTTVLGLERERLWTAVYLDDDEAFELWRKVGVPQERIRRYGEEHNFWFSGPVGPCGPCSEIHYDFGPEFGCGPHCEPSHDCGRFLEIWNLVFMTYFRQADGSYTPLPRKNIDTGAGLERLASVALFQSEGWDRSRRPSVYDTDVFRPILARVEALSGHRYGREEATDRALRIVAEHGRAVTFLLGDERTPVVPSNEERGYVVRRVLRRAVYFGYRYLGLEEPFLHRVAEAVIDAMGGVYPELQRQRQFVLHNVQQEEERFRITLERGLQLLEERLAAARDVLPARDAFELHDTYGFPVELTREIARERGLQVDEEGFQRLMEEQRERARAAAKGAEATATAQAYASLADVQTPFIGYDTLEAPARVLAIVARRDGSPTRADRLSSPAEVEVVLSQTPFYPEGGGQVGDRGEILGPHGRVQVQDTQRVGERIIVHRGLLTEGTLAEGEEVLARVDRQHREDTMRNHTGTHLLHAALRHVLGTHVRQAGSLVAPDRLRFDFTHPQALSAEEIAEVEALVNEKIRQNLPVEVRYTTFQQAMEEGALAFFGEKYGEEVRLVEINTVTPRFSLELCGGTHCHRTGDVGAFVIVGESAVAAGIRRIEALTGRGAVEFVRRTLDQLEALAARLGTSPQGLAARLESLLEEQDALRRRIRELERSLATGPSAERLLERSQQVDGVRLVAARVEVPSMDALRYLGDALRQQMGSGVAVLGAIIDGRPSFLTVVTRDLTSRLHAGELVRRLAALAGGGGGGRPDLGQGGGKDVARLDEALARAGEIVRQMLEHA
- the mltG gene encoding endolytic transglycosylase MltG, encoding MGAAVALALMGLAAWQIYLSPRAIAEPVPPPPSAGQAQRGILVEIKEGEGVTEIAQRLEELGIVRSGLQLRTLIALLGYEGLLQAGTYEFRPGSSALEVAQRLRHGRFATVVLTVIEGWSLGQIARRVEELGVAPALDFELAAVAGPYRQRYSFLQDLPPDASLEGYLFPATYVFPRSVTPEEIVQAMLDKMDQEFTPELRQEARSKGLSMHEVLTLASIVEREVATPSERPIVAQVFLRRLRLGMPLEADPTVQYALAQNPANVERYGFWKAPLTSQDLLVDSPYNTYRRRGLPPGPIASPGMDSILAVIRPADTNYLYFVAKGDGTHAFAETLAEHLRNVAQYQR
- the ruvX gene encoding Holliday junction resolvase RuvX, producing the protein MRIVAVDIGERRIGVAVADDRALVAVPVGAVDAGPDIVETVARIVREQEADLLLVGLPLSLTGALGPQAQRVMTLVEELSARLPIPVETWDERLSTVEAERRLGPGHPRERRDALAAAIVLQAYLDSLRGLRR